CAGATGACTTCAGGACTCGAAGTGCCTCTCGATCGTAAGTATCATTAACATTCAGTTTGATTATATAGAACATAGACTTTCACTTTGGTAAATTAAAGAAACGTATACCAAGGAAAATCTATTCAACACTTTTCATAATGTGAGCTTCATTGAATTATACCTCTGTGGTCCTCAAGAGGTTTTGGACAAGCTGCAGAAAGGTTCTTGTGTTTCAGCTTTGCATGTTTCAACATGGGATTGCGCTTTCAGTAATGACATTCTTGCATTTCTTGCACCTGCCACCCTGTCTCTACAAAACTGAAGTTCATGAAGTAAAAAGTGGGAAAGCATGTCCTTGCCAAACCTTAGACAGGCTCAATTGCTCAAAATGCTTTAAGGCACCTTAAAGTGCAGCTATTTCATTCAACTGAACCTGTTGTTTACCTTTTGCAAAAACTAACATCTTTCCTTAATATTCTTCTGCAATGGTATGGCGTGTCATGGTGGACAAAAAAGCTAAAGTACTGGAAGGATGTAAGTTGACTCAAACACTGCTTTGACTTCTAGAGTTGAGTCTTTGCTCTCagcatttattgttttactttgtgcGGGTCTGAGCAAAGTTACATGTGCATGCAATTATTTCTGTGACTTCCTTGTTTTCACGATGGTAAGTTGTCTGTCTGGTCAGGAGTGAGATACTGTAGCTTTTGTGGCTTTGTTTGCAGTGGGTGTTTCATGTGGTGAAAACCTATTAGTGCTTGCTGCATGTTACTTCCTCAGCCTGAATGTGTAAGCACTAGTATGTTCACATTGCACTGtctgtacgtgtgtgtctgaattatctttttattcacatttcccCAGTGCCCCAACCACCCACTATAACGCTCCAGTCCCCAAAGGATTACATCTTTGATCCACGGGAGAACATTGTCATCCACTGTGAGGCAAAGGGGAAGCCACATCCTAGGTGGGAGTCATTTCTTTCACCGCCATGAGCGTATGTGCAACAAGCAAACATATATGCAGATGTCCATCTCAGTTTACCACTGTGTCAGCATAGTTCACTGGTTTCTTCTCTGGTTAACAGTGTAATAGAGCAACACGAGCTCATAAAGTGATGATATACTAAATATGTTCAAATGGAGAGTTGCAGCAATCAAGAGCAAACTGATTTCCATTAGGTTTTATGGATCCTCTGTGATACTAAAGATCACGTAACCTGGAGCggtgtggggggaaaaaatgaatTGCCATAGCAACTGTTGTCATGGGAACCAATCGGTTGAGAAACACCTGGCAGCATGAATTAGCCACAATTTAGTTCCTGTATCCATCCTCTGAATCAAAAGAGTTTGAAACAGCCCCACTTCCAGCTTAAATGATGGATTCCAATCAGTCTGCCTGAATAAACCAGAGTGCATGTTGATGACTTGATACTGCAGCCGATTGAAGTGATGTTTACCGTTCTTGTTACTTCTAGCTTTTCGTGGACAAGAAATGGGACCCACTTTGATGTAGAGAAAGACTCCAAAGTCCTCATGAAGCCCGGTTCGGGAACACTGGTCATTGACATCAGTGGGGAAAAGGCAGAGGCCTTCGAGGGAACATACCAGTGTACGGCTCACAATGAGCATGGCACCGCTGTATCCAACAACATTGTCATCAGACAGTCAAGTAagactttattattatgttatttatttattatgtttaattcATCAAAGCCTAAGTACTTACTAAATATTTACAAAGGTACTTAAGATAAAAGTATTGTTCAATTCCGGGAAGCCTTCAGGAACTTTGCTTGACGTTTGTGACTTGCAGGGTCCCCCTTGTGGCCAAAGGAGCAAAATGAGGACATCACGGTGCAAATTGGGGTCCCCCTCGTGCTGCAATGCCGGCCCCCTGCTGGGCTGCCCCCTCCTGTTATCTTCTGGATGGATAACAGTAAGTCACTTGCATTTATACATATATcccaacttaaaaaaaaaaaaaatctttattcatGCCCAGCATCATGTCTCCCTGTGCCTCAGACTTTCAGAGGTTGCCATTGGATAAACGAGTGTCCCAGGCCCTGAATGGAGACTTGTACTTTTCCAACATTCTTCCAGAAGACACCAGGAGTGACTATATCTGTTACGCTCGCTTCCCCCACACACAGACCATCCAGCAGAAACAGCCCATCTCAGTTAGCGTACTGAACAGTAAGCGAAGTCACTGAAATCCATTTTAATAAACCACTGATGTCTTAGAAAAGCTGAGATACATATATTTTACTGGGTTGGTTTTTGGattgtgttgtgctgtttttaagGTTCTTCTAGCAGTGTTAGGTTTTACATTGGCTGCATCTCAGTATCACAATGCACAGTATAACAACACAGAATAacaatgtatatttatataatgttaAACTTACAATGGTTAAAACACATGTGAAAAGCCAAAAGTGTCTTGCATGCTTATGATTTTCTGTTATATTACAGTGGAAACTATGAATGAGACTGTGGCTGCTTTATACAATGTCACTGATTTCTATAGTGGTGAGTGCTGCTGGTTTATTCCCATTCAGCTCCCTCAGTGTGAACCCAGCCCTGTTTGATTCCCTGTCACCATGCCGGACTCACATACCCATATTTTAACTTGGCCTCAGTCGCTCCTCTGTGATTATATTAACGATACGCTTCCTCTGAATTCTCCCATCCTAACTGTTTTGGTAAATGTGGTGCATTCTTGTCCAAATGAAATGTCTAAGGACAGAGAGCTACCCTGCTCAGGAAGGTTATTCTTATTCCCATCATCTCTCATATGCTGCTCATACATGCAGTGTGTCAAAAAGACCTTCCTTTCTCTATTCCATTGAATTGGGTCATCACATGCTCATTGTCTATCCCTTCCAGCAactttggaaaaaaacacagtgtataTTTGACTTGACTTGTGTCCTTCATGAGAATATGACCCCAGCCCCTCGAGCTTAGTTTAATTTCCTAAATTTGAATAACTCAAGCAACAACAGCCTTCGAATCTAATGTTGCAGTCTGATTTGGTGTCTTGTCCTTGATGTGTTCAGACAACCCAGAGGGGGAGCGCCGGCCTGGTTTCATGATGCCTCTGGGTCCCACCAGCACCAAGTTGGTTCTGAGAGGAGAGACTCTGGTGCTGGAATGCATCGCTGAGGGCTTGTAAGTTGGCATCTATCGTAATGTGGAAAAGTGAAAATCAAACCTTCAGATATCAAATGTTAGAGTGACAAATGAGGAAGAAAAGTCATCTCAGTGGgagaaatatttttgtattactTCGTCTTATGTGAAAATGCCAGGGCTTTcacaaaactaaagaaaatgctgaaatCACAtactcgctcacacacacacacacacgctcacacacacacacgctcacacacacacagacagacaattCATTTGTAATTCTCTCCATGAAAGGCCCACTCCAGACATCTCCTGGCAGAAGGACGGGGGTGAACTGCCAACCAGCAGGACGTCTTTCCAAAACTTCAATAAAAGGCTGAAGATTTCTGATGTGAATGAAGCTGATGCTGGCAACTACCGCTGCACGGCCACAAACAACATGGGCACCGCACACCACATCATCAAGGTCACTGTCAAAGGTATACACAAGTAGTTATTTTCCTCCTGCATtgctattattttattttctatttttaatgtaatatcaTTAATCTTATTGTTTTCCAGCTGCTCCTTTCTGGGTCAGTGCTCCCAGGAACCTGATCCTCGCCCCAAATGAGACTGGCATCCTGACTTGTCGAGTCAGCGGGGAGCCAAAACCAAAGATCAGCTGGTTTGTCAATGGAGTTCCCATAGGAAGTGAGTAATGAGTGTatgcattaaaatgcattaGCACTTTAAAGCAAACAGTTTAACCACCAAATGtgtaaaacagcaaacagagtTGTGCCGTCAATTGAGCTTTGACGTGATATTCTGTCAATATTCTCTATGTGGTGATGCACCAGATGCTCCAGAGGACCACAGCCGTAAGGTGGAGGATGACACAGTGATTCTCAGTAATGTGCAGTCAGGCTCTAGTGCTGTCTATCAGTGTAATGCATCCAATGAGTTTGGCTACCTGATGGCAAATGCTTTTGTCAATGTTCTAGGTGAGTTTAAACATCTGTACAGATGGAAATGTACAATAATATTTGGATATACAAATAGTTGTGTGGGATAGAAGAGGTGTACTGAATGCTGATTTTGAAAATGTGGTGTTTCTTCCTACAGCTGAACCACCAAGGGTGCTAAGTCCACCCAACCAAGTGTATCAGGTCATCACCAACAACCCTGCACTACTTCACTGTTCCTCCTTTGGTTCACCAATACCAACGATTACATGGTAGAATTCAGGCTGAGTTGTTTATCtgaattttccttttattaaaaaaaaaacaaaaaacattttaaaaccattttttatttgtctaagATTAGAAGAAACTAATTGTaatgtgcatgtacattttCTCAAAGCTCACATGAACTATACTCTTTGTGCAGGTTTAAAGATAGTCAGACCAGTATCAAGAATGGTGACCCATTTGTGATCCACGAGAATGGCACGTTGGAGATCCATGTGGCCCAGCCATTAAACAGCGGAAAATACACCTGCATTGCCACCAACAATCTGGGGATCAAGGAGAACCATGTCTACCTGGAAGTTAAAGGTCAGATATGGACCTATCACAATAGACTGAGATTGATGAGTCAACTCGTAGCCTGTTAAAACTATTATCCATCatgctgtattatttattaatttcctGTCTTCCAGAGCCCACCCGTATCCTGAAGCAGCCGGAGTACAAGGTGGTGCAGAGAGGAATGAGCGCCGTGTTCGAGTGCAAAGTCAAACACGACCCATCACTCATTCCCATCATGACCTGGCTCAAAGACAACGGAGAGCTGCCAGATGATGAGAGGTATGAAAGACACAGTTTACAGGCAGTTCGTTTAGTCTCTACACTGTGAAAAAACATGACAATTTAATTTATGACTCAAATGATCTTGTTTGGTAAAACTTAGGTTTGAGGTGGACACAGACAGTCTGACCATCAAAGACGTGACAGATGGAGATGAGGGCACCTACACCTGCATCATGAACACCACCCTGGACCAGGACTCAGCCAGCGCCATGCTGACAGTTGTTGGTATGTTCACACCCTAACAAAAGATGACAGGGGTTTCTGGCAGGCTTCATTAATACACTTAGAATCACATTATCATAGTaattttcctgcttttctgATGTTTCTAAAATATCTGCCACTAATATCTAACCCTATTCTTGCACTTTATCCTTGCTTCTCGCGGTCACAGAGGCAACTCCTACTCCAGCTATTGTCTACGGTAAACAATGTCGATGGTGCAGCGTTTTTTCAGTTTATCATCTAACATACAAAATCATTAGTTCTGTTTGTAAAGCCCGTTGTCttcattttatacacacacattttatttggaCTCATCTTGTTCTGTATTCCATAGTTTACCATGcagatattttctgtttctacacTGCCATGGTGCACTCACACAGGCGTGTTCACTCACACAGGTGTATTCACCTAACCTGCGTGATTAGACCTCTTCTCAGACTGATCAACCAGAAGTGAAGACACCTGTTTGGATGTGCATGTTTAATTGAGCTCATTTTTAATCATATAACATTAATAAGTAACATTTTTGTGCACGATGGTCATGTAGCAGTTTTTACTTGtgacatgaaatattaaaaggtGTAAAAATAAGCTTGCCTTGCTTTCAGTACCGGTACTTGTTCTATATTCATAAACTCTGCTTGTTGTAGCTAAATTTTTATGTAAGCAATAGTTTGATTTCATGATGAAATCCTGTTAACATGTCAAACCAATCTTAGCTACAatagacataaaaataaatgacactaCAGCAAATTACTCATTTTtacaactgtgtgtttttaataaccAGGGTGACAAGTTGTCTTCCCAAGCCAACATCAAAAATTTCGTGGCAACTGTAGCAAAAACTAGATCCAgtcaacacaaatgtttcattttccgGTGGTTCTGATCTCCTTGTTGTGTTGTGCAGAGAAACCTGACCCACCGTCTGACCTTGAACTGACTGACCAAACAGAGAGGAGCGTTCAGCTGACGTGGATCCCTGGAGATGATCACAACAGTCCCACACACAGTAAGAAATGTTCAGTGTTCAGCTACATAGCAGTCAGATGATGCTGCACTTTACCACTGCTTTCCAACTTAGACTGATAAATCAGGGACAATAAAAACGAATTAGAACTGGAGGAACCTTGTGTGCATGAGGAGCATTGAGCCATCATGGctatacatacaaaaaaaattaacaaattcattatttttttaatgttccaGAGTTTTTGATCCAATACGAGGATCTTCTCCACCAGCCAGGAGTTTGGATCAACCTCACAGAGGTTGCCGGAACCAGCACCACGGCACAGTTAAACCTCTCTCCATACGTCTACTACTCTTTCAGAGTGCTGGCTGAGAATGAAGTTGGCTACAGCCGGCCCAGCCAGCCCTCACGGCAGTACAGGACCAACCCTGCAGGTAGTGAATTACCAGAAAATATCGTTCTGTTGAGTGTAAAAATGTTGTGATAAACTGAGCAGTAATTGTTTGGTTTCATCAGCTCCTGATGAAAATCCATCAGATGTTCAAGGAGCAGGAACAGATCCGGACAACTTAGTCATTTCCTGGACAGTGAGTTATCTCTAATTGTTTGATTTCTGGTTGCAGTGGAGTAACTGTTGGCTAATTGAAATTAATCTGTACAGGCACTGACAGGATTTCAGTCTAATGGGCCGGGTTTGGAATACAAAGTGCAGTGGAGACAGAAGGACGTGGAGGAGGACTGGTCATCCATGAATGTGGTCAACGCTTCGCAGTTTGTCGTTAATGGAACGCCAACCTTTGTGCCCTATGAAATTAAAGTTCAAGCTCTGAATGATTATGGCAACGGTCCTGAGCCTAAAGTAGTGACTGGGTACTCTGGAGAAGACCGTGAGTGAACTGATCATTTTTTGTGCGTTTCTGTGGTTGCTCAACACAGAAATTCACTCAAATCAAGCATCAATTTCTGCACTTGCATGCTTTCTTTGTATGTGCTGCCGTTTTATTTGATCTGAATCGGTGTGCAGTAGGTAGTTTAGACGTGTACGTTACGCCACTTGAGGATACAAAGCTTTCATTCTGGAAAACAAATATAGATCTCCATTACTGCAGTGACCTGAAAGAACATCTTGAAtaacttctctctctctgtctctcttaatATTTTGCAGTGCCTTTGTCTCCTCCTGACAGCATGCAGGTTATGGTTCATAACAGTACACTAGCAGAGGTTCACTGGCAGCCTGTGTCTGCCTCTTCAGTAAGGGGAAAACTACAAGGATACAAGGTATTGTTTGATAAatcaatatatttatacatCATGTCTTGTTTGCAGCCTTTCATTTGCCTATTAAatcaatgcttttttttttgttctgtgttcatTCAATTCAGCACATGGATCACATCAGTGGTTTTACGGAGTGAGAGCAAACACagcctatatatatatatacacacactccaCAAAATGGCTGCCAGTTTATCAATTATCCAATGAGGACGAGCTCtcagaaatatcaaaataaatgttctaaGCTTATGGCCATAATATgcaattaaataacaaaacagagtGACCAATAACactattaaatacaaataaacatctAATTTAGTTTGagttaaataaaatcaaagacaTAAATACACTCAGAGGTTTTATTTTGGCAGTTCTGCATTAtaagtaatgatgatgatgggcATCCAGAGTTGTTTGGGGAATGTATATATCGGCACTGCTTCTCTTTGTTCTGTAACAACTGTGCTGAAGGCAGCGTTGGAgctgcacaaaacattttagttcATGTTTCTCTTACATATGTACTGTGTAGCTTCCTGATCTAAACATCACAGAATATTTTCATGCATGTCCGTTTGTGTGCAGAGGAATGGATCTTGAGTTAACATAAGCAGTTAAGCCCAGTGTGCCTCAGTAACTCTGAGTCATGGTCAGGATATGAAGTTTCACTGAGCAACTTTAAAGAGATGTAGATCTGACCTGAGTTGCCAGACAAAAGCTTAGTCCGAGAGCCGTATTGTACCATGTTAGTGGGGACAACTATAAATGCCAAACAACTAaaatagtaacataacaagCTAAACGTCAGGTTTTCCTCTAGGTTTACTACCGTCGTGACCGTGGCTTGCAAGACTCGGAACACgagaaggagc
The window above is part of the Anabas testudineus chromosome 23, fAnaTes1.2, whole genome shotgun sequence genome. Proteins encoded here:
- the nrcama gene encoding neuronal cell adhesion molecule a isoform X1 gives rise to the protein MDRKWKWVLHFRMMLLILLSQMTSGLEVPLDPKVLEGLPQPPTITLQSPKDYIFDPRENIVIHCEAKGKPHPSFSWTRNGTHFDVEKDSKVLMKPGSGTLVIDISGEKAEAFEGTYQCTAHNEHGTAVSNNIVIRQSRSPLWPKEQNEDITVQIGVPLVLQCRPPAGLPPPVIFWMDNNFQRLPLDKRVSQALNGDLYFSNILPEDTRSDYICYARFPHTQTIQQKQPISVSVLNNNPEGERRPGFMMPLGPTSTKLVLRGETLVLECIAEGLPTPDISWQKDGGELPTSRTSFQNFNKRLKISDVNEADAGNYRCTATNNMGTAHHIIKVTVKAAPFWVSAPRNLILAPNETGILTCRVSGEPKPKISWFVNGVPIGNAPEDHSRKVEDDTVILSNVQSGSSAVYQCNASNEFGYLMANAFVNVLAEPPRVLSPPNQVYQVITNNPALLHCSSFGSPIPTITWFKDSQTSIKNGDPFVIHENGTLEIHVAQPLNSGKYTCIATNNLGIKENHVYLEVKEPTRILKQPEYKVVQRGMSAVFECKVKHDPSLIPIMTWLKDNGELPDDERFEVDTDSLTIKDVTDGDEGTYTCIMNTTLDQDSASAMLTVVEATPTPAIVYEKPDPPSDLELTDQTERSVQLTWIPGDDHNSPTHKFLIQYEDLLHQPGVWINLTEVAGTSTTAQLNLSPYVYYSFRVLAENEVGYSRPSQPSRQYRTNPAAPDENPSDVQGAGTDPDNLVISWTALTGFQSNGPGLEYKVQWRQKDVEEDWSSMNVVNASQFVVNGTPTFVPYEIKVQALNDYGNGPEPKVVTGYSGEDLPLSPPDSMQVMVHNSTLAEVHWQPVSASSVRGKLQGYKVYYRRDRGLQDSEHEKELQEQVLTFSGNRSEGRLPGLQPYSLYSLFIRVLNNKGEGPPSPVKTFETPEGVPGPPSFLNVLNPGSGSLSLEWGPPMNNNGRLAGYTLKYQPVNNTSELGPVKVMNFLSNETSFTLGNLNSSMLYKFYLSAKTIKGSGPTITEEAFTVLDTAYAQPTVKPGKGPTEPPHPTSPITQSTPPQFRKVLPVLPVFGTVNTSVSEDGAVISWEYFGHHKNVYVEYIVENSKEDWIKEMVNSSHSHMIKGLKPGTSYRVRVVARDPVDSTVHSTDEVLVSVPAVPSRQVDIATQGWFIGLMCAIALLILVLLIVCFIKRNKGGKYPVKEKEEAHQDPEIQPMKEDDGTFGEYSDTEDHKPLKGSRTPSNGTVRRDESDDSLVDYGEGGDGQFNEDGSFIGQYSGKKEKDTHEGNESSEAPSPVNAMNSFV
- the nrcama gene encoding neuronal cell adhesion molecule a isoform X2 → MDRKWKWVLHFRMMLLILLSQMTSGLEVPLDPKVLEGLPQPPTITLQSPKDYIFDPRENIVIHCEAKGKPHPSFSWTRNGTHFDVEKDSKVLMKPGSGTLVIDISGEKAEAFEGTYQCTAHNEHGTAVSNNIVIRQSRSPLWPKEQNEDITVQIGVPLVLQCRPPAGLPPPVIFWMDNNFQRLPLDKRVSQALNGDLYFSNILPEDTRSDYICYARFPHTQTIQQKQPISVSVLNNNPEGERRPGFMMPLGPTSTKLVLRGETLVLECIAEGLPTPDISWQKDGGELPTSRTSFQNFNKRLKISDVNEADAGNYRCTATNNMGTAHHIIKVTVKAAPFWVSAPRNLILAPNETGILTCRVSGEPKPKISWFVNGVPIGNAPEDHSRKVEDDTVILSNVQSGSSAVYQCNASNEFGYLMANAFVNVLAEPPRVLSPPNQVYQVITNNPALLHCSSFGSPIPTITWFKDSQTSIKNGDPFVIHENGTLEIHVAQPLNSGKYTCIATNNLGIKENHVYLEVKEPTRILKQPEYKVVQRGMSAVFECKVKHDPSLIPIMTWLKDNGELPDDERFEVDTDSLTIKDVTDGDEGTYTCIMNTTLDQDSASAMLTVVEATPTPAIVYEKPDPPSDLELTDQTERSVQLTWIPGDDHNSPTHKFLIQYEDLLHQPGVWINLTEVAGTSTTAQLNLSPYVYYSFRVLAENEVGYSRPSQPSRQYRTNPAAPDENPSDVQGAGTDPDNLVISWTALTGFQSNGPGLEYKVQWRQKDVEEDWSSMNVVNASQFVVNGTPTFVPYEIKVQALNDYGNGPEPKVVTGYSGEDLPLSPPDSMQVMVHNSTLAEVHWQPVSASSVRGKLQGYKVYYRRDRGLQDSEHEKELQEQVLTFSGNRSEGRLPGLQPYSLYSLFIRVLNNKGEGPPSPVKTFETPEGVPGPPSFLNVLNPGSGSLSLEWGPPMNNNGRLAGYTLKYQPVNNTSELGPVKVMNFLSNETSFTLGNLNSSMLYKFYLSAKTIKGSGPTITEEAFTVLDTAVPSRQVDIATQGWFIGLMCAIALLILVLLIVCFIKRNKGGKYPVKEKEEAHQDPEIQPMKEDDGTFGEYSDTEDHKPLKGSRTPSNGTVRRDESDDSLVDYGEGGDGQFNEDGSFIGQYSGKKEKDTHEGNESSEAPSPVNAMNSFV